The Plasmodium relictum strain SGS1 genome assembly, chromosome: 8 DNA window ttaaaaatccCAAATTTTGAATAGCATATTGCtgtattaaatttaaataactttaattttatcataatttaaaatacaaatatatatatatatatatatatatatatatatatatatatatatatatataaagtttgAAATACAAggtatataattaattttttaaatgtttatCCAAAGtcaagaaaattttatttatgctaatttttgttttactACATTGATTTTACTGAAACattcatatattttgttGAAGACAAATTATTCAATAAATTTAacttaaaatgaaaatttatatatttctataaaaaaaaatttttattcctaatgtgttaaaaaaaaaagatatatatatgtttttacgagtttatgtatatttttataatatttttattttcatatttttttaactataaaataaagtttatataaaattattttaaaataaatttactccttttttatcttttaatgatttatgtaaaaaaaaaataaaaaaaaaaaatagattaaCCCTTTAACAAAAACATTCGGGTTATATATTAAGGAAAATTatagcatatatatatatttttatttaaaagttGTCAccattttaattaatttatataatcaattttaattttctttttttatcataatatattttaatttattaataaaaataaaaataaagtatattTAATAGAACTTTCacacatttatttttattgttcaGAGATTACTTGTGAAttcttcatataattttttttttctacagtttttctatattttaattttgttatatatatatatatatatatatatatatatatatatatatatatatatatatatatttaaagtatAAAATGTCCCATTTTATaagataatatatttattttaatgattAAGTTTGTCTATCTTAAAagcttataaaaataatttaaattattagtgctcttaaattatcattaatatattaaatgatatTTATCTATATAATTTAAGGTAAAAAGCAatctatttatatttttttaatgatcaaaataattaaaatgaaatactcatatatttttgttttaaaaattaaataaaatgaaaattaagaaattttttaattaaacataaaaatacaCATGTACTATATAAAGttctaatgaaaaaaatgaaaatacaagatgtataaataaatacttataatttttcttcaatAACATTTTCACTTATTTATTTCCATTTTACTCTTATtggataaatattttaaaactattttctattattttttttttttatacatttatatgacttaataaaataaaaaaagtaccAACTTtacaattttataaaatatttagcttattaaaaatttatgttaaaaataaaattataaaatatatgtttttcacaaataaattgaaaaaaattagatctacagctaaaatttttaaaatttattttttcttttatgcaTATGCAAACTTGTATATTATACAAAATTTGTGAAATTTCCTAGTATGagtaaaaattttttccTATAAAATGAtatgaattttatattatgtaCAAAAATGCTTCACTGTGATAAAAATAActgttaaaaaaatatatattacttttatattttatctcAGTGAATCTATAATAGTTTGAAAATTatgattcatttttttaaaagtgtATCGCTGTAGAATTTATCTACAGAATATATAAtgttttgatttttttatctGTAACTATAGAGTTTATATGaaattatctaaattttttataaggCGTTTCTTGTTTCGATTTTATATtgatttttgtaaatattagattttaattttaatatatgtaattttttttcaagagcttttattttttttttgtttaacaTTGCTTCATTAAACAATTGTGCATATACTGTAACTAAATGTTTTCTTATATCATCTTCATCATTTAACACTGGTTTCCTTAAATGCTAcataggaaaaaaaaaaatatatatatatcattttgttttatttttatcaataattttatttaataaaatttcatatattttgtGTGAATGAATAGTTCAATACAAGCAATAAAATGGATAATGATGTAtaaagtttatttttttttatttaccgGTGGGACAAGATTATGTACCCAAAATCGGTTATCAggattttcatatttttcattaaattttgaTGATAAATGTTGAATTCGAAATTTTGCATCTtcacatttattttttaaactatTTAACAATTCTGAAAATTGTCCTTGATGATCAAAATTGTTTTCAGaaacatttcttttttcatggtctgttttttctaaataataatttttttcatacttTACCatattatcttttaaatattttttattttcattagacTGATAGCTATAATAATATTCAGGGGGCATATTTTGATAAGAAAATGAGTAAGGATTATTTAATTCAGAgttataataaatgaatgGTGGATTGTTGGATATacctttatttaaataagaatattttatattaatagaatctgaaatatttttttcgcCATATCTTAGAATGTTTATTCTATCTTCTATATCATATTGATCTAGAGAATAAATATGTGAATAATATGTTAATAATcccttttttatatcatctaTATTGACTTTAATTTCTCCAATTCGTGGTGGATGGGAAATTAAATTTGATTTAGAatatttttccttattttcagctaaataattatttggGATATCTTCATTTGTAGCCATATTAATTTCACATTCGTAATTATtatgatttatatttttactacTATTGTAATTATTAGATTCATGACATCCCTTCTCTTTGTTATATATTAGCGGATACTCCCTTTGTATTGAGTAAGAGTTTCTTGACTCTGGTGGTAATGTAGGGACAAAATTATGTACATCAACATTGAACAATTGTTTTTGcatttctttcattttttgagAAGTatttagtatattttttaacatttcattttgaaataataacTCTTTCTCCATTTTTagtttattttcataattttcttttttttttttaagatatttggagtattctttattttttaagaaacTTTGATTAGGAAGAAATTCTTCATTTGAACTATCAATAAATTCTGTTTTGTAAAACTCCTGAATTTTATCATCATCACATATTTCATAGCTACTtccaaaatttttattactatttttttttttttctactaaAATTTCTGAATCGTTCATGTCATTTTTGTCATTTACATTagcatatttaaaaaatgatttaggAGAGTTTGTTAGTTTATTTATGCTAAAAGAAGGAATTTTTGTAAAAGAGCTACTCTTTTCTTTTGAGTGTTCTTTTTCAAAGTTAGTTGCCTACCaagaataaatttataactattctttttacttaattttttaatatatatatataatataaaagtttACTTATAATTTAtgatacataaatattatttcacattttaaagtaaaaaagcaaaaaattatacatattgtgttataaatatatagtgtaatttatgtatataaatgattttataacctataaatgataaatttcgaaattaaatttaaattaaaaaaaaaaatagttatatGCACACAACCACAAGAGAAAAAAAGtcaaacataaaaatataaaaaaaaattgttgaaatttagaaaaataatttttatatatattcaagAAAAGTataagaaatgtttatggaattttatttaaaaatacattattttgcatttaaaaataatgtaacTACAATAATATAAGCAATACtcatagttttttttttcagatgTAAACAATATATGATATatttagaataaaaaaaaaaaatgaatagtAAGTTACATTCATGATCCTTATGTCAGTTTATAACATTTATTTAACGAACTAATTTATGATATTTTGTTACTTATGGCACAAAATAGCACAGTCTTCAGATATATATACCtgtctaaaaaaaaaagaaaagaaaaaatagagcCTACAGACGCATGGGACAAGTAGCATAACTAAAATTTTAtgagaaaaattaaaacattattGGAATTATAGAcacatatattaaatatttttgtaattatcttttttttattcttcttTTAACATTGATAAAaacatatgtatatatataaatgagaagaaagaaaaaccatagataattttttttttttttttatctaaaatttaacattatataattataaataattatttcattGAAAGCTTAAATATAactgtatttatttttacatctCACCTTTTTATCTTTTCTCACATTAAATTCAGtgtgtaatttttttttttgtattatattttatttagtgcaatttttattattactaaagttccatttattttatctatgTTGTACTTGAACAACAATTGTAAAATGtagaaatataaatagtataaaaaatgtattttttccttttttttcaaaatatatatttttatgtttcaaaaaaaattgaataaaaaatttaattttataaaataagagaaaaaaattaaaatttttaaattaaaaaaagaaaaattaaatgtcTTGAGTGTTGCacacaaagaaaaaaaaaatatttatatatatatatatatatatatatatatatatatatacataaaatattcagataatttttaattaagaaTTGttctataataaatattaaatactAATTACAATAAAGTTGTATAGCattctttataattacataaatttatcataaaaaaaaatatatatttatgtatatatgaaataaaaaaaaataaaaaaatttcctataatttaaaattatgtttgatattgtatttaaaatttattctaAAATaccaaaaaaattataagattTTATACGTtttgtataaataataaaaaaatataatggtACAACTTATTTTACATTTAGTTCTATTTTTTTCCCCCTATTTTCGGATTCTCTGATCTCTACGTCATTTAtaatctttatttatttctgtAACACAAAAtagatttttatataaattaaaataattattttttgagtataattaaaaaaaaaaaaaataataaaataaaataaatctattttaaaaatttaatgaaattaaattaacagatataaaaatatgtgtatactcttaaatttaattttataagacAATCATatgatttaaatgaaaataaaaaaaaattaaaaaaagcttagtattttttaatagtgggaagaaaaaaaaattaaatcaaaaaaaaaaaaagataaaagaaaaaaaaataaataaaaaataacgtaagtttaaaataataaaaatgcaaATATCCATAATGTAAGGGTATAGAATAATAAGAGGCATGTAACgtaaaaagtgaaaaatcgaaaaaatatatctacaaacgtatatatatatatatatataaaattaacaaataaCTTAATTCCATAATTTAATGGTTTTGTCCATTGAACTTGATAATAAATAGGAAGTTCTACTACCAAAACATGTTTGTGTAACAGTATCAGTATGAGATAAAAGAGTGTTAATTAAAGTAACTTCATTTTTTGTTTCAAagttatatatttgtatatcATTTCCTACTGCAACTGACAAATATTTTCCAGAATAATCAAATGTAATATGTTTTGGTGATTGCTCTAATTCTAATGTTTGAAAACTAAGGGCTTTTCTCAAATCCCATAATCTGACTGTGTTATCTTTAGAACAAGAAGCTAAATAATATCCATTTTCACTAAATGAAATACACTCTACTGCTTTTTTATGTCCTGTTAAAGATGCCTTATATTCTTGACtttttatatcataaatatgaatattagAATCATCTGATGCAACTCCTAGCATCATTCCATCAGGGTGAATAgatacatttttaaaagaacttgggttatttttacaaattttAATAGTTTTAGAAGTTTCTAAATCATGTAAAATCCATGTATTATCTTTAGAAGAGCTTATAAAGCAATTTTCTAAAGGATGCAAAGACAGTGACgttatattatctttatgtttttttattacatgaGAAGTAACATATTCGTTAGTATCAGAATCTCCTTTCCATATTCTGATAGTTTTATCATTAGATCCagaaatacatataaaatttgATGGGTGAGATACGattgaattaattttttttaaatgtccTTGTAATTTCGATAAGATTTTATTATCAGATAAAGAgacataatatatatttccaTCTTTTCCTCCAGAAAAAAAGTTATGATTTGTATGATCATcgtaataattatatttatatttattagcATCTAGAGATAAGCATGTTACCCCTGCTATTACTGAAGAATGTATATTAAATTcatttgaatttttaaattctttcCATTGATCAACCGAACAGacattttcaatttttcttttttttcttttcatcaATAAATCCTTTGCAACTGTTTgcatttcatttaataaatcttCAGTTATTCCTATTTcaaattcatttatatcaCTTCCactttttaattgaaaaatttgatttcttaaattatctatttcttctttataattatttttttcttttaataattttgcAATAACTCTTGTTGCTGCATCATACTGATATAAACTATGGCTAAGTTGATTTCTAATATCATTAACATGTGTTCTTAAACTGAACATTTCAGATATTATGGAGTCCCACTCAGTTTGAAAAATTGATAACAGACCTGGAATGCTACTCGCGGTAATTGGTCTTGGTTTaactattttttcatttttaattggATATAAATCTTGTAGAGTTAACAGTTCTCCACTTACTGGGCATATACCGTAGTTTATTATGTGCTTTTCAATTAAtcttttttcaaatatataacCAGTTTTACTTACAACAGGCTCTTCTGGTGTTTGCCCACTTATAGTACATAATATCGACATTGTTTCCCTTTtatcttttccttttttttttttttttctattttaaatatgcttatatttattatgtatatgtattattaaaaacatatatatatataaaagaaaaaatatgtttttttaatatattattcccttagtttattaataattctgttgttttatttactttatatAACTTTAAACTGGTTTATATTtagattatatttttatctgtttatttttttttttatattttttctatttttgttttcaatgccataaaaattttgtacaaaagaaaattttattaattttttttctaatttattattacgaaaacataaaaactaaagttttatgttttttttttcctctttTTGAAATATCATATATAATCTCACGAAATATTAAGTTTGTTTGATTCATTTAAAttcttaaaagaaaaaaatttatgattgAAATggactttttttctttttttttttatatgatgcttatatttaattcttctcttcttttttattaattaaaaatctaatatatattatttcattggttcaaaaaagtataatagaagattcaaaaaaaaattttaaataaaaaaaaattttaaaaaacctatttttatttt harbors:
- the PRPF19 gene encoding pre-mRNA-processing factor 19, putative; translated protein: MSILCTISGQTPEEPVVSKTGYIFEKRLIEKHIINYGICPVSGELLTLQDLYPIKNEKIVKPRPITASSIPGLLSIFQTEWDSIISEMFSLRTHVNDIRNQLSHSLYQYDAATRVIAKLLKEKNNYKEEIDNLRNQIFQLKSGSDINEFEIGITEDLLNEMQTVAKDLLMKRKKRKIENVCSVDQWKEFKNSNEFNIHSSVIAGVTCLSLDANKYKYNYYDDHTNHNFFSGGKDGNIYYVSLSDNKILSKLQGHLKKINSIVSHPSNFICISGSNDKTIRIWKGDSDTNEYVTSHVIKKHKDNITSLSLHPLENCFISSSKDNTWILHDLETSKTIKICKNNPSSFKNVSIHPDGMMLGVASDDSNIHIYDIKSQEYKASLTGHKKAVECISFSENGYYLASCSKDNTVRLWDLRKALSFQTLELEQSPKHITFDYSGKYLSVAVGNDIQIYNFETKNEVTLINTLLSHTDTVTQTCFGSRTSYLLSSSMDKTIKLWN